In a genomic window of Roseiflexus castenholzii DSM 13941:
- a CDS encoding ABC transporter permease → MNLVETIRIALSSLSANKLRSALTMLGIIIGVGAVITLLALGGAIQTLVTRELQGLGSNLVFVFPGTNDPEQNRRVPPRLTNEDVAALADPLNVPAAAAVTPQLTRGALIVYAGAGFDGRVAGVTPNYPQVRNARVVSGRFFDQTELDLRSRVAVIGADVRASLFPDEDPIGKRIRINDVSFEVIGEMAPRGGNFGPSEDNLVFVPITTAQTRLFPPPPGAVSRIDVSVVYIQAVDERRIDDVIDQVTEVLRRRNGLTFQDNNFTIVTQQDLIASFGTITGALTAFLGAIAAISLLVGGIGIMNIMLVSVTERTREIGLRKAVGARRRDIRFQFVIEATMLSLLGGLLGIALGYALSALGTALLQGVAEGAEARVQLDAILLATLTSIAVGLIFGIYPAVRASRLNPIDALRYE, encoded by the coding sequence ATGAACCTTGTTGAAACCATCCGCATTGCCCTGAGCAGCCTGTCTGCCAATAAATTGCGCTCGGCGCTGACGATGCTCGGCATTATTATCGGTGTCGGCGCGGTAATCACGCTCCTCGCGCTCGGCGGCGCCATTCAGACGCTGGTCACACGCGAGTTGCAGGGGTTGGGATCGAACCTGGTCTTTGTGTTTCCCGGCACCAATGATCCTGAACAGAACCGGCGCGTGCCGCCGCGACTGACGAACGAAGATGTCGCCGCCCTTGCCGATCCGCTCAATGTTCCGGCTGCCGCAGCCGTGACGCCGCAGTTGACCCGGGGGGCGCTGATCGTCTACGCTGGCGCCGGTTTCGATGGGCGCGTCGCTGGGGTGACACCGAATTATCCGCAGGTGCGCAATGCCCGGGTGGTCAGCGGGCGCTTCTTTGATCAGACGGAACTCGATCTGCGCTCGCGCGTTGCGGTTATTGGCGCCGATGTGCGCGCGTCGCTCTTTCCCGATGAAGACCCGATCGGGAAGCGCATCCGCATCAATGATGTCAGTTTCGAGGTCATCGGCGAAATGGCGCCGCGCGGCGGCAACTTCGGTCCCAGTGAAGATAATCTGGTGTTCGTGCCCATCACGACGGCGCAGACGCGCCTGTTTCCGCCACCGCCCGGCGCAGTAAGCCGAATCGACGTCAGCGTGGTCTATATCCAGGCGGTCGATGAGCGCCGCATTGATGACGTGATCGATCAGGTAACGGAGGTGCTGCGCCGTCGTAACGGGTTGACCTTTCAGGACAACAATTTTACGATTGTGACGCAACAAGACCTGATCGCGTCGTTCGGCACAATTACCGGCGCGCTGACGGCATTTCTTGGCGCAATTGCGGCAATCTCGTTACTGGTCGGCGGGATTGGCATTATGAACATCATGCTCGTTTCGGTGACCGAGCGCACCCGCGAAATCGGGCTGCGCAAAGCGGTCGGCGCGCGGCGGCGCGACATCCGCTTTCAGTTTGTCATCGAGGCGACCATGCTGAGTCTCCTTGGCGGATTGCTCGGTATTGCGCTCGGCTATGCGCTCTCGGCGCTGGGAACGGCGCTGCTGCAAGGGGTCGCGGAAGGCGCTGAGGCGCGGGTGCAACTTGATGCCATCTTGCTCGCTACGCTGACGTCGATCGCGGTCGGACTAATCTTCGGCATTTATCCCGCCGTGCGCGCGTCGCGCCTCAATCCGATCGATGCGCTCAGGTATGAGTAG
- a CDS encoding bifunctional riboflavin kinase/FAD synthetase translates to MKIVHGLPQPINELPTVLTIGAFDGVHRGHAHLIGATVQRARAFGRQAAVLTFDPHPDVVVRPGNERPTLTTLVERAELIAALGVDLMIVIPFTTEIMALTAHEFMARLCGAVALRELCIGWDFALGRGREGDASRLAAIGQTFGYAVHRVEPFLLDGETVSSTRIRAALSVGDIEAANRLLGYPYGLRGPIVEGDRRGRTIGFPTANINVDPRRMLPAHGVYVCRAVLNGVTYGAVANVGVRPTFDGSRRTVEAYLLDFSGDVYGEELRLMFLHRLRGEHKFDGVAALVAQITRDVAAARAWLEEYEGGQ, encoded by the coding sequence ATGAAGATTGTTCATGGACTCCCGCAGCCGATTAACGAGTTGCCGACCGTGCTCACAATTGGCGCCTTCGATGGGGTGCATCGCGGGCATGCCCATCTGATAGGCGCGACGGTGCAGCGCGCCCGCGCCTTTGGACGACAGGCGGCGGTGCTGACGTTCGATCCGCATCCCGATGTTGTCGTTCGTCCGGGAAACGAACGCCCCACACTGACGACGCTCGTCGAGCGCGCGGAACTGATCGCTGCGCTCGGCGTCGATCTGATGATCGTCATCCCGTTCACCACCGAGATCATGGCGCTCACGGCGCACGAATTCATGGCACGGCTCTGTGGCGCCGTGGCGCTGCGCGAACTCTGTATTGGCTGGGACTTCGCTCTGGGTCGCGGGCGCGAGGGAGACGCCAGTCGCCTGGCCGCCATCGGTCAGACCTTCGGCTATGCCGTGCATCGTGTCGAACCGTTTCTGCTCGATGGCGAAACCGTTAGTTCGACGCGCATTCGCGCAGCACTCAGTGTCGGCGATATTGAAGCGGCCAATCGGTTGCTCGGCTACCCCTATGGCTTGCGCGGTCCCATCGTTGAGGGGGATCGGCGTGGGCGCACAATTGGCTTCCCGACCGCCAATATCAACGTCGATCCACGCCGTATGCTGCCGGCGCACGGTGTGTATGTCTGCCGCGCGGTGCTCAACGGCGTCACCTATGGCGCCGTAGCGAATGTCGGCGTGCGCCCAACCTTCGATGGATCACGCCGGACGGTCGAGGCGTATCTGCTCGATTTCAGCGGTGATGTGTACGGCGAAGAGTTGCGGTTGATGTTCCTGCACCGGTTGCGTGGCGAGCACAAGTTCGACGGCGTTGCGGCGCTGGTAGCGCAGATCACCCGTGATGTCGCCGCTGCGCGCGCGTGGCTGGAGGAATATGAGGGAGGACAATGA
- the truB gene encoding tRNA pseudouridine(55) synthase TruB yields the protein MHGFLNIDKPSGMTSHDVVVRIRRLSGQRRVGHAGTLDPAATGVLVVALGGATRLIEYVQHQTLKRYLAAVCLGATTTTDDANGEVVVQQALPPLDRAMIEEALAPLRGTIWQTPPMYAALHHQGRRLYALARAGVTVEPPPRQVYIERLELVEYQPPLLTLDVVCGSGTYIRALARDLGVALGCGAHLAALRRTAVGAFRVEDAISLHVLEEEVHADAHEALRRRLLPPEIAVADWHALRLDEEQARRIRHGLAIPAPADAPSQTRAHAPDGTLLALLRYDGSHWRPIKVFDWTDA from the coding sequence ATGCATGGTTTTCTCAACATCGACAAGCCATCCGGCATGACCTCGCATGATGTCGTGGTGCGTATCCGGCGGTTGAGCGGGCAGCGGCGCGTCGGGCACGCCGGAACGCTCGATCCGGCGGCGACCGGGGTGCTGGTCGTGGCGCTTGGCGGGGCAACGCGGCTGATTGAGTATGTTCAGCATCAGACGCTCAAACGCTATCTGGCGGCGGTGTGTTTGGGTGCGACAACGACAACTGATGATGCAAACGGTGAAGTGGTCGTGCAGCAAGCGCTGCCTCCGCTCGACCGAGCCATGATCGAGGAGGCGCTCGCGCCGTTGCGTGGGACGATCTGGCAGACTCCGCCGATGTATGCGGCGCTGCACCATCAGGGTCGCCGTCTGTATGCGCTGGCGCGCGCGGGTGTGACGGTTGAACCGCCGCCACGCCAGGTGTATATCGAGCGGCTCGAACTGGTTGAGTACCAACCTCCGCTGTTGACGCTCGATGTGGTGTGCGGCAGCGGTACGTACATTCGCGCACTGGCGCGTGATCTGGGGGTGGCGCTGGGATGCGGTGCGCATCTCGCAGCGCTCCGGCGCACGGCGGTGGGCGCCTTTCGTGTCGAAGACGCAATATCGCTCCATGTGCTGGAAGAGGAGGTGCATGCCGACGCGCACGAGGCGCTGCGTCGGCGGCTCTTGCCGCCAGAGATTGCGGTTGCAGACTGGCATGCCCTGCGCCTCGATGAAGAGCAGGCCCGCCGGATCCGGCACGGTCTCGCGATTCCTGCTCCGGCTGATGCGCCATCACAGACGCGCGCGCATGCTCCCGATGGCACATTGCTGGCGCTGCTGCGGTATGATGGCAGTCACTGGCGCCCGATAAAAGTATTCGATTGGACTGATGCATGA